CAACTTCGTCCTGAACGCCTTTCCCAGCGCGCTCACCAATGTCCGCGCCGCCCTGGCGCTGCGCCGGCCCCAGCGCGACCCCGACGGCACCTGGGCCGCCAACGGCTTCAAGCACAGCGAGCCGAGGAGCGCCGACATGCTCGAGCGGCTGGCCGCCGAGGCCAGCAACCTCCGCTACGACGGCTTCGTTCTGGACGAGAGCGGCTTGGCGGCGCTCGCGGATGTTTTACACGAGGCCAAAGGCGGAGGGCTCGAGCTGCGCCTCTTCATCTCGCCCCTGCATGAAGACGAGTGGGCGCTGCTCGAAAGGGCGGGGCTGGCTCCTCGCTACGCCCACTGGCAGCGAGCCCTCTACGCCCTGGCCGCCGAGCTCGAGCTCACGCTCTGGGACTTCACCGCTCCCAACCCCTTCGCGGGCGCCGACCTTACGGGGGGGTCCAACCGCTACTACCTGGACGTGTCGCATTACAGCCCCGTCGTCGGCGACCTCATCCTCGACCGGCTGGGCTTTCGCCTCCTGGAGCCGCCGCCGGAACTCGCCTGGTCCTTCGGGCGGCAGGTCGTAGCTCCTCACATAGCTCCTCAAGAGGCCAATTAGGTCTGCCCGCCAGGCCCCTTTGCGACCGAGCAGCCTTCAACAGCCTTCATTCTGCCACCCAACTACACGCCGCAGATGCAGCCGCTACCCTTCAAAACGCAGAGAACGCTTGGTTTCGGGCTCTTCAGTGGTTGGGCTGCACCCCTGACCGAATCCTTAAGGTGCTTCGGCGCAGCTTCGGCTACAATGCAGACATGAAACTGAGGTACGTGTATTGGCAAGACGAGGGAACGTGGTTAGGATACCTGGAAGAATTTCCTGATTACTGGACGCAAGCTGAAAGTGAAATCGAGCTGCGAGAGAACCTTGTTGATCTCTACAAGGAACTGAGTGGTGGTAACATTCCCAATGTTCGTCGTGTCGCCGAACTTGAAGTGGCGTGAAGCGACGGGATTTGCTCAAGCAGCTTGAGAGGATGGGCTGTATATTTATCCGTCATGGTGGCAATCATGATTGGTACCAGAGCCCTCGGACGAAAATCTCTCAACCCATACCCAGGCACCGCGAAATCAATGAGCGTCTTGCCAAGCACATTATCAAGATGCTCAGCGATGACAGCGCTTAACACCACGCTGCCAGGGACGGGTGCTGCCTATTCGTTTTGGAGTGGGTTTACGTCTTCATCTCACCGTGGGGCGCACCCTGAGCCAAGTCTTGGGCCGAAACCTACGCCGACGCCCCCGCGTAGTGCCGCAGCCCGAAACGCCAGAAGAGGCGCGCCAAGGCGAAGCCCCGTTTGTTGACAGCTTTGGGGCCTAGGGGCTAGACTCTAGGCCATGAA
This portion of the Deinococcota bacterium genome encodes:
- a CDS encoding type II toxin-antitoxin system HicB family antitoxin yields the protein MKLRYVYWQDEGTWLGYLEEFPDYWTQAESEIELRENLVDLYKELSGGNIPNVRRVAELEVA
- a CDS encoding type II toxin-antitoxin system HicA family toxin — its product is MKRRDLLKQLERMGCIFIRHGGNHDWYQSPRTKISQPIPRHREINERLAKHIIKMLSDDSA